In Pseudomonas oryzihabitans, the DNA window AGTTCTCCCACTACCACGCTGGCAACTTCGACCAGGGCGAGACCCGCCCGGTAGACGACTATGTCGCCGATGCCCTGGTGGGCATGGAGCTGGCCGAGGAAGTCAGCACCGAGGGCAAGCCCGAGGTGAAGACCAAGCCGGCCACCCGGAAGAAGGACGACCCGCAATGAGCATCCAGCCCACGGACCTTGTGTCGATCGAGCGGATGCGCGAGCACCTGGTCATCGACAGCGATGACGACAGCGAGGACTCCCTGATCCTGCTGTACGCATCGGCGGCCTTGGGCTGGTGCCTGTGGTTCTGTGATGAACCGGCCTGGACCGTGCCCGCTCAGGTGCCGGCCCAGGTCGCTATCGCCATGCTGCTAGTGCTCACCGACTTCTATGAGCACCGGTCCAGCCAGGCAGAGATTCAGCTCTACGAGAACAAGGCGGCCAAGGCCATGCTCTTTAGCTGCCGTAATTGGTACGGCGGCCCGCTGCCGGTGGAGGGTAGCAATGGAACCGGGACGGCTTAGGCATCGCATCAACCTGCAGAAGCCGGGCAGGGTGCAGGACCCTGATACCGGGGAGATGATCACCGGCTGGACGAACCTGACGGCCAAGCCGATCCGGGGCTCCGTCGAACCGGTGAGCGGCCGCGAATTTATCGCCGGCCAGGCCACCCAGAACGAGGTGACGACCCGGATCGTCATCCGGTACCGCGCCGGCGTCACCGCTGCCATGCGCGCTGTGCACCGCGGCGTCACCTACAACATCGAGGCCGTCCTACCGGACAAGAAATCCGGGCGGGAGTACCTCACCCTGATGGTTTCCGGCGGACTCGACGAGGGCTGACCATGATCACCTTCACCCTCAAGGGCGTGGACGATGCCATCGAACGCCTGACCCAGCTGCCGGATAAGGTCCAGCGCTCTTCGGTGCGCCGGGCAGCGCGGGCGGCGATGAAGATCGTCCGTGACGAGGCGGTCGACCGGGCAAACCAGCAGGATGACCCGGAAACGCCGATGAACATCGCCGACTTCATCGTGATCCGCGAGGGCACGATCAAGGGGCGGCGCGAGGGTGGCATCGTCATGCGCGTCGGCGTCATGGGCGGCGCCCGCTACGACAAGAAATCACCGAACCCGACCTACTGGCGCTTCGTCGAGCTGGGTACCGAGCGCTCCAGGGCCCGGCCATTCATGCGGCCGGCTCTGGATAACAATGTGCCGGACGTCATCCAGACCTTCATCGACGTGCTCGACGACGAGCTGAACAAGGAGCTGGTCTGATGTTTCCCCCTCTGTTCAAGGCTGCGGCGGCATCCGCCGAGGTGAAGGCGCTGCTGGGCAGTGATCCTGTTCGGGTCTATCCCTTCGGCGAGGCCGAGGAAGGCACCGCGCTGCCGTATGCCGCCTGGCAGGTCATCAGCGGCAGCCCCGAGAACTACCTGTCCGGCAGGCCGGACGTGGATGGATTCCGAACCCAGGTGGACGTCTACGGCACCACCGCGGCCAGTACCCGGGCCGCTGCTACCGCTCTGCGCGCCGCGCTGGAAGGTGTGGCCTACCTGGTGGCCTACAACGGCGAGAACCGCGACCGCGACACCAAGAATTACCGGGTCAGCTTCGACATCGAGTGGACTGTGCTCCGCTGACCTTTCACCGACTACCCCTCGACCCGCTCCGGCGGGTTTTTTCATGCCCGCAGGAGACGCTCCATGTCCATCAAGACCCAAGGAACCCAGGTCTATGTCCTGGTCCCGCCCGCCAGCGGCACCGGTGCCAACACCGTGCTGGAGATCGAAGGCCTGACCGCCTTCAACCCCGGTGGCTCGCCGGCCGATCAAATCGACACCACCACGCTCAAAGACAAGGCCCGGACCTTCATGAAGGGGTTGCGCACCCCGGGCAGTGCCACCGGCACCGTCCAGGCTGATCCGACCAAGGCCAGCCACGTCCGCCTGGCGCAGCTCGCCGCCGATGATAGCGACGCCAATCTGAAGTTCGCGGTGGGCTTCTCGGATGGCACTGTCCCGCCGACCGTCGCCAGCGGTGGCAGCGACTTCACCCTGCCGCCCGCCCGT includes these proteins:
- a CDS encoding head-tail connector protein yields the protein MSIQPTDLVSIERMREHLVIDSDDDSEDSLILLYASAALGWCLWFCDEPAWTVPAQVPAQVAIAMLLVLTDFYEHRSSQAEIQLYENKAAKAMLFSCRNWYGGPLPVEGSNGTGTA
- a CDS encoding phage head closure protein, whose protein sequence is MEPGRLRHRINLQKPGRVQDPDTGEMITGWTNLTAKPIRGSVEPVSGREFIAGQATQNEVTTRIVIRYRAGVTAAMRAVHRGVTYNIEAVLPDKKSGREYLTLMVSGGLDEG
- a CDS encoding HK97-gp10 family putative phage morphogenesis protein codes for the protein MITFTLKGVDDAIERLTQLPDKVQRSSVRRAARAAMKIVRDEAVDRANQQDDPETPMNIADFIVIREGTIKGRREGGIVMRVGVMGGARYDKKSPNPTYWRFVELGTERSRARPFMRPALDNNVPDVIQTFIDVLDDELNKELV
- the gp17 gene encoding tail completion protein gp17, which gives rise to MFPPLFKAAAASAEVKALLGSDPVRVYPFGEAEEGTALPYAAWQVISGSPENYLSGRPDVDGFRTQVDVYGTTAASTRAAATALRAALEGVAYLVAYNGENRDRDTKNYRVSFDIEWTVLR
- a CDS encoding phage tail tube protein — protein: MSIKTQGTQVYVLVPPASGTGANTVLEIEGLTAFNPGGSPADQIDTTTLKDKARTFMKGLRTPGSATGTVQADPTKASHVRLAQLAADDSDANLKFAVGFSDGTVPPTVASGGSDFTLPPARTWFTFDGYVSDFPFDFATNTVVSTALTIQRSGPGAWTPKSAS